The following proteins come from a genomic window of Theileria equi strain WA chromosome 2 map unlocalized gcontig_1105316255037, whole genome shotgun sequence:
- a CDS encoding hypothetical protein (encoded by transcript BEWA_035730A) yields the protein MSADAYTLKLSIERKCVGNDCGCQWNPKKPDGLETEKNEKVDQVVGFVSYTHFSKEEFKLLKSLGNNEKLDVGGNQEVKHVKKASVYYCDKDYEGINVKPLLIEVKDNGNRSTYYLKYEDGELEEHDSKVWKKRGGSLQDLLNERNLGVNNRIPLHLDQPDKHFESDSNISKEVTVQSVGDKTTLSGSEYTAKTYKITDQNVRLSRVENDKEKIDIKIPHDTLDGIKLYYSPVNPNVPLMFELKSSNGGDSTFYESISQDGNNWIEVGKGKSKNFYTDKSGTIPQPALAEQLDKVLCSQGYVTIDLSYDTSTSGGRYCCEDHGGKGKNDGRVTVSEVSGPSRSSSITFYGHSITSPGLSLAGIYYKDTQGKRNRIKIPGLDNSGDSSVKLYTFYSNGSKDPKLIFVEYTDQPNFKGWYRGSTTDGSQWKKVLNAPKKSPDEVKGKGSSEGEFKKYVDKLNCIISGTGGECADTSKLSSLPPPAGPQGLPEPEEPTLSLYEALEKFPAPPPEPEALGDPVSGGILTVLTGLGSTSGTLVGSAATFFGGWKPYNCFKGDTWIIGPDYWMNSL from the coding sequence atgagtgcGGATGCGTACACACTCAAGTTAAGCATAGAGAGAAAATGTGTCGGTAATGACTGTGGTTGCCAATGGAATCCTAAAAAACCAGACGGACTAGAAACcgagaagaatgagaaaGTTGATCAGGTAGTTGGTTTTGTTTCCTACACTCATTTCAGTAAAGAGGAATTCAAACTGCTCAAAAGTCTAGGTAATAatgagaaactagatgTTGGTGGTAACCAAGAAGTTAAGCATGTTAAGAAAGCCTCAGTGTATTACTGTGATAAGGACTATGAGGGTATCAATGTGAAACCGCTTCTTATTGAGGTTAAGGATAATGGAAATAGGTCAACATACTATCTGAAATATGAGGATGGTGAACTAGAAGAACATGATTCGAAGGTCTGGAAAAAACGTGGAGGATCCTTACAAGATTTGCTGAATGAAAGAAATCTGGGCGTAAACAATCGCATTCCTCTTCACCTTGATCAACCTGACAAGCACTTTGAATCTGATTCTAATATTTCTAAGGAGGTAACGGTACAATCAGTTGGTGATAAAACAACCCTTTCTGGAAGTGAGTACACTGCTAAAACTTACAAGATAACTGATCAGAATGTGAGGTTATCCAGAGTAGAGAATGACAAGGAAAAAATTGACATCAAGATTCCCCATGATACACTTGACGGAATAAAACTATACTATTCACCTGTTAATCCCAATGTACCCCTTATGTTTGAGCTCAAGTCAAGTAATGGAGGAGATTCTACTTTTTATGAGAGTATAAGCCAAGATGGTAATAACTGGATAGAGGTTGGAAAGGGTAAGTCGAAGAATTTTTACACTGACAAAAGTGGTACTATTCCACAGCCTGCCCTTGCCGAACAACTTGATAAGGTATTATGCTCGCAAGGTTATGTTACCATAGATCTATCTTATGATACATCTACATCAGGAGGAAGATACTGTTGTGAAGACCATGGAGGTAAGGGTAAGAATGATGGGAGGGTAACTGTTTCTGAGGTCTCTGGTCCATCCCGTTCAAGTTCTATTACATTCTATGGACATTCCATCACTAGTCCTGGTTTGAGTCTTGCTGGTATCTACTACAAAGATACTCAAGGTAAAAGAAATAGAATAAAGATCCCTGGCCTTGACAACTCTGGGGATAGCTCGGTAAAgctctacacattttattcGAATGGTAGCAAGGATCCAAAGCTCatatttgtggaatataCCGATCAACCTAACTTTAAGGGATGGTATAGGGGAAGTACTACTGATGGTTCTCAGTGGAAAAAAGTTCTTAATGCTCCAAAGAAGTCACCAGATGAAGTAAAAGGCAAGGGTAGTAGCGAAGGAGagtttaaaaaatatgTAGATAAACTAAACTGTATAATATCTGGAACCGGTGGAGAATGTGCTGACACATCTAAACTCTCATCTCTACCACCTCCTGCTGGACCTCAAGGACTTCCTGAACCTGAAGAACCTACTCTTTCTCTTTATGAAGCCCTTGAAAAATTTCCTGCTCCTCCTCCTGAACCTGAAGCTCTTGGTGATCCTGTTTCTGGTGGTATTCTTACTGTTCTCACTGGATTAGGCtctacctctggtactcttgtCGGATCCgctgcaacattttttggaggatggaaaccTTACAACTgctttaaaggagatacATGGATTATAGGGCCAGATTATTGGATGAATAGTCTTTGA
- a CDS encoding hypothetical protein (encoded by transcript BEWA_035740A) → MKSLLPLSLDFRLDKKSVEGQVSCLYISSKQLEECGRMSTLHFFSEHPYLHLYIIPPMHSDVYKEIKDDIKAWIREKKTKEWLIIYGLCKRELVEEQKINYKTIDKIKRKLSNMGHRSTRLLLAPMVNLKCLRPEKGKSPLEAPINIPKASEEEPKSTISLYKDWDDIKWIMEWSLKDAIEDRFSEMMQNLEKYDQKPIYIRRETAELSHHLKMANLKENLLYLYLKCGLINDCVHGYSELLSGKLLQLKEMKLDIDKKLKGNLAIIDAGKMAHDKSGGNVNTADSSLSWPYSDRTLMGIHPAGGDISEDMFHFYTKFRVSLPTTRVSPFQFRCYILAKQLVALGSANTLENIAKAAEITMEFAMQNINVEYKRVFRKFLLDAIYHIESRLAHSQDAEATTSAPSKKDSKISKQKKKESVQMERKDVSDLASSALLDRNDGRIRCYRCLAFLYKIVYGIKVNEDELVEKEDIHVKVIETEPEVPQTEVIKTEPLDKDVPELEGTPETKDEQNTPTEPAQEHPDDEIKDEDSLDNPEELDRSQGAPEVEDVQSTVPVTTEEDAKAPKPNEPRGNDKAAQQGQTQANAQPADKPVESQTPKGEVLSPTSDSAVTDLHNVDTTISADNESLKKDDQDEDKPADDKVDEQGESDNESATLNATSIETKSVETIDITAADSEGESVSCITDYSLNPSEIAECVEMIRTMSVEEEKPKKQEHLPKFTFEICMPIKVADEKNREDKSGELAPEKSDSGFEPKRDFDDSLELLGRSCKYFTLGGLYRHSVLVDPVVTDVLVKHSTDSEAHDFKESSDGKQAADKESPCEYTHSRNTQDIDPNLAFLEKDTRMMGWTHLWSIVKAAIAIKT, encoded by the coding sequence ATGAAATCTCTACTTCCCCTTTCTCTGGACTTTAGACTGGATAAAAAATCGGTGGAGGGTCAAGTATCGTGTCTATACATCAGCTCAAAACAGCTTGAAGAATGTGGTAGAATGAGTACTTTGCATTTTTTCTCTGAACACCCGtaccttcatctttacaTCATCCCTCCTATGCATTCAGATGTTTACAAGGAGATCAAGGATGATATAAAGGCTTGGATAAGAGAaaaaaagacaaaggaATGGTTAATAATATATGGTTTGTGCAAGAGGGAGTTAGTAGAGGAACAGAAGATTAACTATAAGACAATTGATAAAATTAAAAGGAAACTGTCTAATATGGGACACCGATCTACTCGACTCTTACTGGCTCCAATGgtgaatttaaaatgtctaCGGCCTGAAAAGGGGAAGTCACCCTTAGAAGCACCAATAAATATCCCAAAAGCGTCTGAAGAAGAACCGAAATCCACAATCTCTCTCTACAAGGATTGGGACGACATAAAATGGATCATGGAGTGGTCTCTAAAGGATGCAATCGAGGACAGATTCTCAGAAATGATGCAAAACCTGGAAAAGTATGATCAAAAACCTATATATATCAGGAGGGAAACTGCGGAATTGTCTCATCACCTAAAGATGGCGAATTTGAAGGAGAATCTGTTATATTTATATCTAAAGTGCGGGTTGATTAATGATTGCGTTCATGGCTACTCTGAATTGCTCTCTGGAAAACTTTTACAATTAAAGGAAATGAAGCTGGACATTGACAAAAAATTAAAGGGTAATCTTGCAATAATAGATGCGGGGAAAATGGCACATGATAAGAGTGGAGGAAATGTTAATACCGCAGACTCATCTCTAAGTTGGCCATATAGTGATCGCACCTTAATGGGAATTCACCCTGCTGGAGGAGACATTTCAGAGGACATGTTCCACTTTTATACCAAATTCAGGGTCTCGCTTCCTACGACTCGGGTCTCTCCATTTCAATTCAGGTGCTACATCTTAGCAAAGCAGCTTGTAGCACTAGGGAGTGCAAACACACTGGAAAATATTGCAAAGGCTGCCGAGATCACTATGGAGTTTGCAATGcagaatataaatgtagaatataAACGTGTATTTAGAAAGTTTTTATTGGATGCAATTTATCACATAGAATCCAGATTAGCTCATTCACAAGATGCGGAAGCAACAACATCTGCACCATCCAAAAAGGACTCAAAAATCTCAAagcaaaagaagaaagagagTGTACAGATGGAAAGGAAAGATGTCTCAGACTTGGCATCTAGTGCTCTTTTAGACCGCAATGATGGTAGAATTAGGTGCTACAGATGTCTTGCATTTTTGTATAAAATTGTATACGGTATAAAGgtgaatgaagatgaacttGTAGAAAAGGAGGATATACATGTCAAGGTTATTGAAACAGAGCCAGAGGTGCCGCAAACAGAAGTCATTAAAACCGAACCTTTAGATAAAGATGTTCCAGAATTGGAGGGTACACCAGAAACCAAAGATGAGCAGAATACACCAACGGAACCTGCTCAAGAACATCCCGATGACGAGATAAAAGACGAAGACTCTCTGGATAATCCTGAGGAGTTAGATAGATCACAAGGGGCTCCTGAGGTCGAAGATGTGCAATCTACAGTGCCGGTGACAACTGAGGAGGACGCTAAAGCCCCAAAACCTAATGAACCAAGGGGAAATGACAAGGCTGCTCAACAAGGACAAACTCAAGCGAATGCACAGCCTGCTGATAAACCTGTAGAATCTCAAACTCCTAAGGGGGAAGTACTCTCACCCACTTCTGACAGCGCTGTAACAGATCTTCATAACGTAGACACTACTATATCCGCCGATAATGAATCCTTGAAAAAAGATGACCAGGACGAGGACAAGCCTGCAGATGACAAAGTTGATGAGCAGGGGGAATCTGACAACGAATCTGCCACTCTGAATGCCACAAGTATAGAGACTAAATCTGTGGAAACCATTGATATCACTGCGGCAGATTCGGAGGGAGAATCCGTATCCTGCATCACAGACTATAGTCTAAATCCTTCGGAAATTGCAGAATGTGTGGAGATGATCAGGACGATGTCAGTCGAGGAAGAAAAGCCAAAGAAACAGGAACACCTGCCCAAGTTTACATTTGAAATTTGCATGCCCATAAAGGTGGcagatgaaaagaataGGGAAGATAAGAGTGGTGAATTAGCTCCAGAAAAATCGGATTCTGGTTTTGAGCCAAAGCGTGACTTTGATGATTCGTTAGAGCTACTAGGAAGAAGCTGCAAGTACTTTACACTTGGAGGACTATACAGGCACTCTGTACTTGTAGATCCAGTTGTGACTGATGTTCTCGTAAAGCATAGCACGGATTCAGAGGCACATGACTTTAAGGAATCATCCGATGGCAAACAGGCGGCTGATAAAGAGTCACCTTGCGAATATACACACTCTAGGAACACACAAGACATAGATCCAAATTTGGCctttttggaaaaggacACACGGATGATGGGATGGACTCATTTATGGTCAATTGTAAAGGCTGCCATTGCTATAAAAACGTAG
- a CDS encoding signal peptide containing protein (encoded by transcript BEWA_035750A): protein MKVFSVLFTVSLVGLCHGGGDDGKGALKRAVGGKQPTPNPAQPTPQKLPRANGQSAAQPGQKATPSTQQGQGDDTLDLAHPDMTKVNLVTDCKNGIKTKRYTPTGASKVTSVVDGDKELWKKAEDYQKFLSATLSSKGNSSLLLISTNAGIKHFKKDSTSWTSSNEKDYEEKLREMRYTD, encoded by the coding sequence ATGAAGGTCTTCTCAGTACTGTTTACAGTGTCTCTGGTTGGACTTTGCCACGGTGGAGGTGATGACGGTAAGGGGGCATTAAAGAGAGCAGTAGGTGGCAAACAACCTACTCCTAATCCTGCTCAACCCACTCCTCAGAAGTTACCACGGGCAAATGGACAGTCGGCTGCTCAGCCTGGTCAAAAGGCAACTCCATCTACTCAACAAGGACAAGGTGATGATACTCTGGATCTTGCTCATCCTGATATGACAAAGGTGAATTTGGTAACAGATTGTAAGAATggaataaagacaaagagaTATACTCCAACGGGTGCTTCCAAAGTAACCTCTGTTGTAGATGGTGATAAGGAACTATGGAAGAAAGCTGAAGATTATCAAAAGTTCCTATCTGCAACATTGTCATCCAAGGGTAATTCCTCAttacttttaatttctacCAATGCTGGTATAAAACACTTTAAGAAGGATAGTACTAGTTGGACTTCATCGAATGAGAAAGACTATGAAGAGAAACTAAGGGAAATGAGGTACACTGACTAA
- a CDS encoding signal peptide containing protein (encoded by transcript BEWA_035760A), giving the protein MKILAVLWTVCLVGLCHGGGDDGKGLKGAVAQQDPVKPVQPNTQGPPGQTQANPSTPTQQGQAAKPVTASSGKADVLDLASPDESKVDIVKASRNEVEKKEYYPKDTSKITSVMDGGVSMWTATGNEKCCFARSYTKGDSSFLYITIMGGNDLTAKFCEKAGGAWNEVDEEPFNDGVTTMIGGAVKYTSQFGSKVDPTLFNALDSFEDNVKVLKLTPKKGAKATKLTFDSKVVWEDKKPCSSVLFYMDCGTPLLAVIKTKSAGGESRVYVYRDGDQWKDDKEGDHKNKLTALKERCKPGETLDISKREDTDLGIYHCTPYGSGDIDHSFNLRNVAVTKVVDGEYTVWRAGKNEKTCTWAQNIVGNKETLRLEIQTAKKEDILFRKEGGKWKRVQVTQPKASQGSPNPASPSKTTPRPNKSQ; this is encoded by the coding sequence atgaagattctaGCAGTACTATGGACGGTGTGCCTAGTAGGACTCTGCCACGGTGGAGGtgatgatggtaaaggACTAAAGGGAGCAGTAGCTCAGCAAGATCCAGTGAAGCCCGTTCAACCTAATACGCAGGGTCCACCAGGGCAAACTCAGGCTAATCCTTCTACACCTACTCAACAAGGACAAGCTGCTAAACCTGTAACAGCCTCATCTGGAAAGGCAGACGTTTTGGATCTTGCCAGTCCAGATGAGTCTAAAGTAGACATTGTCAAGGCTAGTAGGAATGAAGTGGAGAAGAAGGagtattatccaaaggatactTCCAAGATTACTTctgttatggatggagGAGTGAGTATGTGGACAGCCACtggaaatgaaaagtgtTGCTTCGCTAGGTCTTACACGAAAGGTGATTCTTCATTCCTTTACATAACTATAATGGGTGGTAATGACTTGACAGCTAAATTCTGTGAGAAGGCTGGTGGAGCATGGAATGAAGTAGATGAAGAACCGTTTAATGACGGGGTAACGACAATGATTGGAGGAGCCGTGAAATATACAAGTCAATTCGGCTCCAAAGTAGACCCTACTCTCTTTAATGCCCTGGACTCTTTTGAGGACAATGTCAAGGTTCTCAAACTTACACCCAAGAAGGGTGCTAAGGCTACTAAGCTCACATTCGACAGTAAAGTAGTCTGGGAAGATAAGAAGCCGTGCTCTTCAGTATTGTTTTATATGGATTGTGGTACTCCATTACTTGCTGTtataaagacaaagagtGCTGGCGGTGAATCCAGAGTCTACGTATATAGAGATGGAGACcagtggaaggatgataaagaggGTGACCATAAAAATAAGTTGACTGCTCTAAAGGAAAGGTGCAAGCCTGGAGAAACtctagacatttcaaagagGGAGGATACAGATTTAGGCATATACCATTGTACACCTTATGGTTCTGGAGATATTGATCACAGTTTTAATCTCAGAAACGTCGCAGTAACTAAAGTAGTGGATGGTGAATATACTGTTTGGAGAGCtggaaagaatgagaaAACTTGTACATGGGCACAAAATATTGTAGGCAATAAAGAAACATTGAGATTAGAAATTCAAACGGCcaagaaagaagatatatTGTTTAGGAAGGAAGGtggtaaatggaaaaggGTTCAAGTTACTCAGCCCAAAGCTTCTCAAGGGTCTCCCAATCCTGCTTCCCCCTCTAAGACCACTCCTAGACCCAATAAATCGCAGTAA
- a CDS encoding conserved hypothetical protein (encoded by transcript BEWA_035770A): MMPTRVCIVGAGPSGLYVAKALKRYIQGVKIDFFEKLDQPLGLLKFGVAPDRQSLRQTGQKLVQDDFRFFYNVTVGKDIQIPTLLKDYNFCVISCGAESPVSLKIPGDDTLGVFDSLDFIRWYNGYKYIDTSGSVKRYFNRLATLGRPTTACVIGNGNVALDVSRILLAPEESLLDTPKTLINDISAANICKVNVLGRRDWIYSKFTNSELRHLLNSPSLLSVVDPSVNIQDSTNRILQRKGDIYKSMQGNWGSEKNKILQFHFSTTAEKIHEEEGQVARLDVKKRETVHFTSIPCDLLIKCIGYTHNEIAKELEKYIDNKRVFSSGWFKSEGKGDLSATIRESVELAKLIAGSSH, from the exons ATGATGCCAACTAGAGTTTGCATAGTTGGAGCGGGTCCTTCAGGTTTATACGTGGCTAAAGCACTAAAGAGGTACATCCAGGGCGTAAAGATTGActtttttgaaaaactaGACCAACCACTAGGTCTACTCAAGTTTGGCGTCGCCCCTGACCGACAAAGCCTCCGACAAACCGGGCAGAAACTCGTACAAGACGATTTCCGCTTCTTTTACAATGTCACAGTG GGCAAGGATATTCAAATTCCAACTCTTTTAAAAGATTACAATTTTTGTGTGATATCGTGCGGTGCCGAATCCCCTGTTTCTCTAAAAATACCTGGAGATGACACCCTAGGTGTTTTTGACTCTTTGGATTTCATTCGCTGGTACAACGGATATAAATATATAGACACCTCTGGAAGTGTAAAGAGGTATTTTAATCGTCTAGCTACCCTTGGTAGACCTACAACAGCTTGTGTTATTGGAAACGGAAACGTAGCATTGGATGTATCTAGAATCCTTCTCGCTCCAGAAGAGTCCCTTTTAGACACACCAAAGACTCTTATTAATGATATATCTGCTGCAAACATCTGCAAGGTCAATGTCTTGGGCAGAAGAGACTGGATTTATagcaaatttacaaattctgAACTTAGACACCTTTTAAACTCTCCGTCCCTACTTTCGGTTGTAGATCCCTCTGTAAATATCCAGGATAGTACAAACAGGATCCTACAACGGAAAGGTGATATTTACAAGTCTATGCAAGGGAATTGGGGATCCGAAAAGAACAAGATTTTGCAATTTCATTTTTCAACTACAGCTGAAAAAATACACGAAGAAGAGGGACAAGTTGCGAGATTGGATGTGAAAAAGAGAGAAACGGTGCATTTTACAAGTATTCCATGTGATTTACTGATAAAGTGCATTGGATATACACATAACGAAATAGCCAAGGaacttgaaaaatatattgataACAAAAGAGTATTTTCCTCTGGTTGGTTCAAGAGTGAAGGAAAGGGTGATTTATCTGCTACAATTCGTGAAAGTGTTGAGCTTGCGAAACTCATAGCAGGATCTTCTCATTAG